In a single window of the Zea mays cultivar B73 chromosome 5, Zm-B73-REFERENCE-NAM-5.0, whole genome shotgun sequence genome:
- the LOC100281139 gene encoding lactoylglutathione lyase — protein sequence MRTLLPVAAGRGTVACAATPVPRRSLLLSTAAAGAALQPEQVAGTRPLRLTRSVASAVAKPRTSADEAISWAKKDNRRLLHVVYRVGDLDKTIKFYTECLGMKLLRKRDIPEEKYSNAFLGYGPEESHFVVELTYNYGVDKYDIGEGFGHFGIAVEDVAKTVELIRAKAGKVIREAGPVKGGETVIAFVEDPDGYKFEIIERPGTPEPLCQVMLRVGDLDRAISFYEKACGMELLRKRDSPEYKYTVAMMGYGPEDKDAVLELTYNYGVTEYAKGNAYAQIAIGTDDVYRTAEAAKLSGGQVVREPGPLPGINTKITAILDPDGWKLVFVDNMDFAKELE from the exons ATGAGGACTCTACTACCTGTGGCCGCCGGTCGCGGGACCGTCGCCTGCGCGGCCACGCCCGTCCCCCGGAGGTCGCTGCTCCTCTCCACCGCTGCCGCAG GTGCGGCGCTGCAGCCGGAGCAGGTGGCTGGGACGAGGCCGTTGAGGCTGACCAGGAGCGTGGCGAGCGCCGTGGCAAAGCCCAGGACCTCGGCCGACGAGGCCATCTCGTGGGCGAAGAAGGACAACCGCCGGCTCCTCCACGTCGTCTACCGGGTCGGCGACCTCGACAAGACGATCAA GTTCTACACCGAGTGCCTGGGGATGAAGCTGCTCAGGAAGAGAGACATACCAGAGGAGAAGTACAGCAACGCGTTCCTCGGGTACGGGCCCGAGGAATCGCATTTCGTCGTCGAGCTCACTTACA ATTACGGGGTTGACAAATATGACATAGGCGAAGGGTTCGGCCATTTCGGCATCGCAGTCGAGGAC GTGGCCAAGACGGTAGAGCTCATAAGAGCAAAGGCTGGAAAGGTCATCAGGGAAGCCGGTCCTGTCAAGGGCGGCGAGACCGTCATCGCCTTCGTGGAGGACCCCGACGGCTACAAGTTTGAGATCATCGAGAGGCCTGGAACTCCGGAACCCTTGTGCCAGGTGATGCTCCGCGTCGGCGACCTTGACCGTGCCATAAGCTTCTATGAGAAG GCCTGCGGCATGGAACTGCTCCGGAAGCGAGATAGCCCTGAGTACAAG TACACAGTGGCAATGATGGGTTACGGCCCTGAAGACAAGGACGCGGTGCTGGAGCTGACCTACAACTATGGTGTCACCGAGTATGCCAAGGGGAATGCATATGCCCAG ATCGCCATTGGCACCGACGATGTCTACAGGACCGCGGAGGCGGCGAAGCTGTCCGGAGGCCAGGTGGTGCGGGAGCCGGGGCCCTTGCCAGGGATCAACACCAAGATCACAGCCATCCTGGACCCTGATGGCTGGAAATTG GTCTTCGTCGACAACATGGACTTCGCCAAGGAACTGGAGTAG